The DNA region aataaaaataaatccaggagGCTGGCCCAGGGCCTCAGCTGGCCCTGCGCCCAGCCACGGAACCTTCCAGCTACCCACAaaggcctccccgcccccccttgGCTGGGCCaggtgagggagggtgggggaccAGGCCTGTGGGCCCCgcaccctgcccccatcccctcacAAAGGGGACCTGGGCAAGAGAAGGCGGCAGTTCCCCTCccgggtggggggcagagagcagagaactCGAGTACTTTTGAACATGTGGCGTTTTGTGAGTGTGGAGCAGGAACGAGAGTCAACAGGACAGACAGGACACAGTGACGCCTAGGCCTAGACTGCGTCCGCCACGTCCAGCCACGCTCCTCACCTTTGGTGTTGGTTTTGTGGTTCTGtgggtttctggttttgttttgttgtccaCTTGATTTGCATGCATCACCAACAAAAAGGAaacacaccccctccccttctgGCTGCTGCAGAGTGGGGCGGACTGGCCAGCTCTGGGGGAGTCAAGGGGCGCTCAGGGGCACTCCAAGGGCGTGACTGCCTGCACACGCCCAGCCCTCAGCCAGCCCCACCTCTGTCCTGTCACACGTCCTCGAACCCCCATACCCGCCCCTTGCACCCTCGATCCCTGCCTCCCCGGGGCCCCAGGGCCCCACTCCTGCCACCGACCCCCTCTACCACCTCCCTGCCGCAACAGCGTCCGCTGCCCTCACCGTGCCCTGCGCCCGCCTTCCCTGAAGGCCACCCTGTGTGGCCACGGCCCCTTGGGCTCCCTCCACGCCCCCTGAGGTCCTCAACTCACCCCACCGAGCTGTGGCCAGTCTCCAGCCCCAAGGGCTGGCCCCGAGGGAGGAGGAGCCCCCCAGAGCCCACCTTTGGGGctcgcacccccccccccccgccccagacacCTGTATCCACAGGCGGTCAGGGGGCTCCACCACAAGCAGCTAAACATGACTTTGGTAGAAGTTTCTGAAGGTACCGACAAACCCCGTGAGAACAAGCtctttgcccccccaccccaaacacccCACCAAgtacaataaaatacaataaactcCAAAAAGGACCCCCTGAGatcaaagagagacagagagaaagagagagagagagaaagagagagagaccagccCAGGCCCAGCTGCAGCCGTAATGCCCAGCCTGCCTTCCTGGGGCGAGGACACCAGCTGACGGACTCGCCACTGCTGGAGACCTAAGTGGACCCAGGAGTccccgggggggggtggggggggcagagccCAGGTGTGGGccaagagagaggcagaggcagggagggagatggggaaagcCAGAGAGGTAGACAGGGGATGAGAGAGAGGGGGGATGGAggcagggagcatgtctgcagtgGGAGGCGGGAGGCGGAGGGAACGGCACACGGcgagtgggggggaaggggcaggatggGCGGGCGGCTCTCTCCCGGCCCCTGGGGGCCGCCCCGGCCCAGAGGTTACGACTGAATAAATAGCGAGTCTGCTCGTGGCCTGCTGTCTTCCGTTCACAGTGTCTGTCAGGGGGACGCGCACGGCCGGCTGACCCCGGGAGGCCGGCTGACCCCGGGACGGGAAGGGCTGGGGCCTGGCGAGCCCATCTGTCCACGGCTGGTGGGCAGGGGGTCGGGGGTGGGTCGGCACCCCCTACTTTCTGTCCTCAGCCCTCAGCAGCTGTCCAGGTCCCAGGTCTCCCCTGGCGGGCAGCTGGGTggccaggtggggaaggggggccTGTGGCCACGCCCCCGGCCCCCGGTGGGGCTGGCCGCCACCACGTGGCTACCTGAAGAAGGGCAGGTGGTGCTGGCTCAGGACTCCGCTAGTCCTCGGTGACTCAGTCTTCGCCATGACGTCCTTGAACCAGGACGCCACGTCTACCTCCAGCATCTCGTAGCGCTTGATGAAGCTGTGTTCCTGAGGGGGCCGAGGGGTGGGGCTGAGGACGAGGGAGGCTCAGGCCCCGTGGCCTCtagatgggagggggcagggaggggccccaggTACTCACAAGTAGCTTATTATACTTTGGTCTCTTCCTGTGATCCTTAGTAAggctgaaggagaagagagagaaaagagaagtaagAGCCGGGGAAGGAGGAGCCTGGCTGCCCCGGGAATTCAAGTGTCCCAGCTCTGAGACAGGGGTTTCCAGAATCTGTGGGAAGGAGCTGCTGCTGCGTGCGTGGCCCCGGGCCTCTCCTGAACTTGGGAATCCAGCCTGCGACGGACGCCCACACTGGACTGCAAGGTGCTCATGGGACAGGTGAGTGGGACTCTCCCATGCGACAGGCAAACGTGCTCAGGACGCAGGCAGAATTCTGCCAGCCGAGGCCGGACGCACAGAGCCTTGGCGCTGGGGCACATCTGCTGTGCACAACCTCGCGCAGCAAAGGGCCAGCTCAGGCCGGGCCGAACCCAGCTCCTAATGCCCAGGGCTCGGGGCCAGCTCCTGCCTGCGTTCCCGCCATGAGCGCCTGCCGGCTCGCCCACGGCCGCCGCGCTTCCACAGAGGGGACGGGGGCTTCTCCATTCCCCCCCGCCCTGAACCTCCCGGGCCCAGGCGGGGGGCAGGGGCTCCTCACCAGTCTTTGACGAAGGACTGAAAGTCCCCTGAGAAGCCCATGTGGCCGGGCAAGAGCGGGGGCTCTTCCTGCAGGACTTTGGTAAGGACCTCAAAGTCTGTCTTGCAATTCTTGTAGGGAAACTGTCCCGTCGCCAGCTCCACCTAGAAGAGATGAGGGGGCTGGCCGGGCTGAGGACGggttcctcctctcccttcccacctccctctggaTCCCGAGGAGATGCTGCCCCAGCCGAAAAGGCGGGGGCCCCACTCACCAAGGAGATGCCCAGGCTCCACACGTCGGCCCGGATGTCGTAGTCTGGCTTGGTGGGGTCTGGAGGATCTATGCGCTCCGGCTGCcggtgggagaaggggaggctgTACCCCCGGGGCTGGTGCAGGGGCGCCGCCCAGGCCCCCCACGCCCACCCACCAGGGCGCTGCGGGGCTCCCACTCACGGCCATGTAGGCGGCACAGCCGGCGCTGCGTGTCTTGGCCTTGGAATCGACGAGACGGCCGCTGATGCCGaagtcacagagcttgatctGGCCCCGCTCGTCCAGCAGGATGTTCGAGGGCTTGACGTCACGGTGGATCACGCCGTGCTTCTCCTTCAGGTAGTACAGAGCCTTCACGATCTGCAGCGAGGACGGCGGGAGGGCACCGGTGACacggggacgggggggggggtcccGGCCGGCCCACATCCCTGCCTGGCCACTCACCGCCACCGTCATCTTGCCCAGGATCCGCTCGGGGATGGGGCCCTGCACCCGCTTCTTGAGCTTCTCAGCACACGTGCCCATGAGCTCCATGGCGATGAAGACATCCGTCTGCGGGGGCAGCGCAGGGAGGCTTGGGCGcagctgcccccctgccccccccacccggacTCCGCCCTGGGGGGCACAGCCAGAGACCAGCAAGGAGACTCGCGGAGCCCTCGGCAAGGCCGCCCACCGGGCGCAGACTCACATTGGTGATGAAGGTGCCGAAACACTGCACGATGTAGGGGCAGTCATGGCTCTTGAGTACCACGTCCAGGTCCATGAGGATCCGCTTGTTCTCCTCCTTATTCCCGGAGCGCCGCATTTGCTGCTCGGACGGCCAGGAGGGCCTTAGTGCCGGGGTCTCGGGGCGGGGCCCCACCCGTGGCGGGGGCCCACCCCGGCGGGGCTCACCTTGACGGCGATGACGTGGCCTGTCTTCCTGAAGCGCATCTTCCACACCTGGCCGCACGTGCCGCTGCCCATTTCCCCCAGGTTCTCCAGATCGTTGATTTCTGCCTGGTAGCGCTGGAAGGACAGCCAGAGCTGGAGGACCCGCCAGCCCTCGGCACTGTCCCCCCCCCACCTAGTCCCGTGGCGCGTCTTGCCCACCCCCCAGGGGGCCAGGGCAAGGGTGGTACCTGGCCCCCGATGGTCAGGTAGCCCGTCTGCTTCATGATCTCCTGCAGCTTCTGGTCAATCTCAATGCTGGGGGGACAGGTAGGAGGGCCCGGTGGAGGAGGGTCCCAAGCAAACTGAGGCCACCCCAGTCCCCAACACACAGGGGTTCCCACAGATTTAACCACCCTCCTAGGGCAGGCGAAGTGGCCCTCCCCACACCGACCTCCCGAACCCCCGGCACGGGCCAGCTGGCCCCTTTCCAGCAGCTCACCTCTCCATGCTGCGGGGCATATACAAGGTTGACGGAAGCCCCAGCATGTTTCGGGGCCGGGCAGGGGGTGTGGGGTGCTGTGGGGAGCTCTCGGAGGACGGTGAGCGACTGCCCCCATCATTGGCCAGAGGGAgctggagggctggggggggggtgagaacCAGGGGTGAGAGGGGGTTAGCCACCACCTGTCactctggggccctggggctctgGTCTCCCCCTCCCTGGCATCAGGTAGACCAGCACagacccccactccccaccccactgggCTGGAAGAGCTAGGGTCTCCCTGACCACTCTCAGGGtgccttctcccacccccctgacCTGGAAGAAGATGGAGTAGGCTGGCAAGGAGGGGTGGTCCCCAGAGGCTGAGGGATTGTCCCCAAGTCTATGCTGATACAGGATCACGGCCCACAGACTGATGACATCCTTCAGCCAGGCAGCCTTCCTGATatgtccctttcctccccacctctgcccaggAAGCAGGCCCAGGGCCACAGCGCCCACACTCTGGACCATGCAAGGAAGGAATGCCCGCC from Ursus arctos isolate Adak ecotype North America unplaced genomic scaffold, UrsArc2.0 scaffold_14, whole genome shotgun sequence includes:
- the MAP2K7 gene encoding dual specificity mitogen-activated protein kinase kinase 7 isoform X2, coding for MAASSLEQKLSRLEAKLKQENREARRRIDLNLDISPQRPRPTLQLPLANDGGSRSPSSESSPQHPTPPARPRNMLGLPSTLYMPRSMESIEIDQKLQEIMKQTGYLTIGGQRYQAEINDLENLGEMGSGTCGQVWKMRFRKTGHVIAVKQMRRSGNKEENKRILMDLDVVLKSHDCPYIVQCFGTFITNTDVFIAMELMGTCAEKLKKRVQGPIPERILGKMTVAIVKALYYLKEKHGVIHRDVKPSNILLDERGQIKLCDFGISGRLVDSKAKTRSAGCAAYMAPERIDPPDPTKPDYDIRADVWSLGISLVELATGQFPYKNCKTDFEVLTKVLQEEPPLLPGHMGFSGDFQSFVKDCLTKDHRKRPKYNKLLEHSFIKRYEMLEVDVASWFKDVMAKTESPRTSGVLSQHHLPFFR
- the MAP2K7 gene encoding dual specificity mitogen-activated protein kinase kinase 7 isoform X1 — translated: MAASSLEQKLSRLEAKLKQENREARRRIDLNLDISPQRPRPIIVITLSPAPAPSQRAALQLPLANDGGSRSPSSESSPQHPTPPARPRNMLGLPSTLYMPRSMESIEIDQKLQEIMKQTGYLTIGGQRYQAEINDLENLGEMGSGTCGQVWKMRFRKTGHVIAVKQMRRSGNKEENKRILMDLDVVLKSHDCPYIVQCFGTFITNTDVFIAMELMGTCAEKLKKRVQGPIPERILGKMTVAIVKALYYLKEKHGVIHRDVKPSNILLDERGQIKLCDFGISGRLVDSKAKTRSAGCAAYMAPERIDPPDPTKPDYDIRADVWSLGISLVELATGQFPYKNCKTDFEVLTKVLQEEPPLLPGHMGFSGDFQSFVKDCLTKDHRKRPKYNKLLEHSFIKRYEMLEVDVASWFKDVMAKTESPRTSGVLSQHHLPFFR